The following are encoded in a window of Streptomyces sp. SAT1 genomic DNA:
- a CDS encoding ferredoxin has translation MRIDIDKDRCIGAGQCALAAPGVFTQDDEGFSALLPGREDGGGDPMVKEAARACPVSAITVTEKDGAARATG, from the coding sequence ATGCGCATCGACATCGACAAGGACCGCTGCATCGGCGCCGGGCAGTGCGCCCTGGCCGCCCCGGGAGTGTTCACCCAGGACGACGAGGGCTTCAGCGCCCTGCTCCCCGGCCGGGAGGACGGCGGAGGCGACCCCATGGTCAAGGAGGCCGCCCGCGCCTGCCCCGTCTCGGCGATCACGGTGACCGAGAAGGACGGGGCGGCGCGCGCCACCGGGTGA
- a CDS encoding flavoprotein — protein MTEQAGAAPGRPFLYVVVCAAGVASGVGALVDAARTRGWEVGVIATPVAMSGFFDTDDVRERTGRPVRSRWRTPEDPRPFPPPDAVAVAPATFNTVNKWAAGIADTLAVATLCEAYGLGVPVAVLPCVADALAVHPAYRESLARLRAMGVRFGDPYSGMPGADGTRADFAWERVLDLLEPAGEPAV, from the coding sequence GTGACCGAACAGGCCGGAGCAGCACCGGGGAGACCCTTCCTCTACGTCGTCGTCTGCGCCGCCGGTGTCGCCTCGGGTGTGGGCGCCCTGGTGGACGCCGCGCGGACCCGCGGCTGGGAGGTCGGCGTCATCGCGACACCGGTCGCCATGAGCGGCTTCTTCGACACCGACGACGTGCGGGAGCGCACCGGCCGGCCGGTCCGCTCCCGCTGGCGCACCCCGGAGGACCCGCGCCCCTTCCCGCCGCCGGACGCCGTGGCCGTCGCGCCCGCCACGTTCAACACGGTCAACAAGTGGGCCGCCGGGATCGCCGACACCCTCGCCGTGGCCACCCTGTGCGAGGCGTACGGCCTGGGCGTCCCGGTCGCCGTGCTGCCCTGCGTGGCCGACGCGCTGGCCGTCCACCCCGCCTACCGGGAGAGCCTGGCGCGCCTGCGCGCGATGGGCGTCCGCTTCGGGGATCCGTACAGCGGCATGCCCGGCGCGGACGGCACCCGTGCCGACTTCGCCTGGGAGCGGGTACTCGACCTGCTCGAACCCGCCGGAGAACCGGCCGTCTGA
- a CDS encoding aldo/keto reductase, with amino-acid sequence MQYVKLGSTGLDVSRICLGCMTYGDPERGTHEWTLGEEASRPLIRQALEAGITFFDTANVYSDGTSEEIVGRALKDFARREDIVLATKVHGRMRPGPNGAGLSRKAIMTEIDHSLRRLGTDYVDLYQIHRWDPHTPVEETMEALHDLVKAGKVRYIGASSMYAWQFSKAQYTAQAHGWTRFVSMQNHYNLLYREEEREMLPLCADQGVGVLPWSPLARGRLTRDWGTGTGRSATDAFGSTLYQEGDRAVVEAVTRIAQERGVPRAQVALAWLLHQDTVTAPIVGASRPGHLEDAVAAVGLELSDKETEELTRPYTPHEVSGH; translated from the coding sequence ATGCAGTACGTGAAGCTCGGTTCGACGGGTCTGGACGTGTCGCGGATCTGTCTGGGTTGCATGACCTACGGCGATCCCGAGCGCGGCACCCACGAGTGGACCCTCGGCGAGGAGGCGTCGCGCCCGCTGATCCGGCAGGCGCTGGAGGCCGGGATCACCTTCTTCGACACGGCCAACGTCTACTCCGACGGCACCAGCGAGGAGATCGTCGGCCGGGCGCTCAAGGACTTCGCGCGCCGCGAGGACATCGTGCTCGCCACCAAGGTGCACGGCAGGATGCGGCCGGGGCCCAACGGCGCCGGACTGTCCCGCAAGGCGATCATGACCGAGATCGACCACAGCCTGCGCCGCCTCGGCACCGACTACGTCGACCTCTACCAGATCCACCGCTGGGACCCGCACACGCCCGTCGAGGAGACGATGGAGGCGCTGCACGACCTGGTCAAGGCGGGCAAGGTGCGCTACATCGGGGCGAGCTCGATGTACGCCTGGCAGTTCTCCAAGGCCCAGTACACCGCGCAGGCGCACGGCTGGACCCGCTTCGTCTCCATGCAGAACCACTACAACCTCCTGTACCGGGAGGAGGAGCGCGAGATGCTGCCGCTCTGCGCCGACCAGGGCGTCGGCGTCCTTCCCTGGAGTCCGCTCGCCCGGGGCCGCCTCACCCGGGACTGGGGCACCGGCACCGGACGCAGCGCCACCGACGCCTTCGGCAGCACCCTCTACCAGGAGGGCGACCGGGCCGTCGTCGAGGCGGTCACCCGCATCGCGCAGGAGCGCGGGGTGCCGCGCGCCCAGGTGGCCCTCGCCTGGCTGCTGCACCAGGACACGGTGACGGCGCCGATCGTCGGCGCGTCCCGGCCGGGGCACCTGGAGGACGCGGTGGCCGCCGTCGGCCTCGAACTGAGCGACAAGGAGACCGAGGAGCTGACGCGGCCCTACACCCCGCACGAGGTCAGCGGCCACTGA
- a CDS encoding universal stress protein produces MRMVAWLVEGTWPACVDAVRAHAPDTAEVVLLHVSGADVPGVAHGAFAGLLGRGHRERDPGERLTRLGDASAAGLLDAAAARLGRPCTRTERAGRVEREVVAAAEDADLLVLARDGDRARLGPHSLGPAVRFAVDHAPCPVLLVWPEAAPDLTTLPPPPPPHHPGSPPEAPPPPEPPDPPKPPRP; encoded by the coding sequence ATGCGAATGGTCGCCTGGCTGGTGGAGGGCACCTGGCCCGCCTGTGTGGACGCCGTGCGGGCCCATGCGCCCGACACGGCGGAGGTGGTGCTGCTGCATGTCAGCGGGGCCGACGTGCCCGGTGTGGCGCACGGGGCGTTCGCCGGGCTGCTGGGCCGGGGCCACCGCGAGCGGGACCCGGGCGAACGGCTGACGCGGCTCGGCGACGCGTCGGCGGCGGGACTGCTCGACGCGGCGGCGGCCCGGCTGGGGCGGCCGTGCACCCGGACCGAGCGCGCCGGACGGGTGGAGCGCGAGGTGGTGGCCGCCGCCGAGGACGCCGATCTGCTGGTGCTGGCCCGCGACGGGGACCGCGCCCGGCTCGGCCCGCACAGCCTGGGTCCGGCGGTGCGGTTCGCCGTCGACCACGCCCCGTGCCCGGTGCTGCTGGTGTGGCCGGAGGCGGCCCCGGACCTCACGACGCTGCCGCCCCCGCCACCGCCGCACCACCCGGGGTCTCCCCCCGAAGCCCCTCCCCCGCCGGAGCCGCCGGATCCGCCGAAGCCGCCACGGCCGTAG
- a CDS encoding SLC13 family permease yields MNTPLAETLSVVLLVAVLACAVVRPFGWPEAAVAVPAAGVAVATGAIPLDHARAEAERLGPVVGFLAAVLVLAHFCDVEGLFRACGAWMARRAGGRPVRLLTAVFALASAITAVLSLDATIVLLTPVVFATAARTGMRPKPHVYACTHLSNTASLLLPVSNLTNLLAFAASGLSFTRFAALMALPWLAAIGAEYVVFRRFFARDLAASAPAPDPGDAPAFPVFALVTVACTLAGFVVTSAFGVAPAWAALAGALVLAGRALARREATAVSVVRAAAPAFLAFVLALGVVVRAVVDNGLADALGHLLPGGTGLLALLGTAALAAVLANLINNLPAVLVLLPLTAPAGPGAVLAVLLGVNIGPNLTYAGSLATLLWRRIVHQHDHGVDLKEFTRLGALAVPAALVPAVVALWGALLVL; encoded by the coding sequence CTGAACACCCCGCTGGCGGAGACCCTGTCCGTCGTCCTGCTCGTCGCCGTCCTGGCCTGCGCCGTCGTACGGCCCTTCGGCTGGCCCGAGGCGGCCGTGGCGGTCCCCGCCGCCGGGGTGGCCGTCGCCACCGGGGCGATTCCGCTCGACCACGCCCGCGCCGAGGCCGAGCGGCTGGGGCCGGTCGTCGGGTTCCTGGCCGCGGTGCTGGTCCTCGCCCACTTCTGCGACGTCGAGGGCCTGTTCCGGGCCTGCGGGGCGTGGATGGCCCGCCGGGCGGGCGGCCGCCCGGTGCGGCTGCTGACGGCGGTGTTCGCGCTGGCCTCGGCGATCACGGCCGTACTCAGCCTGGACGCCACGATCGTGCTGCTGACCCCGGTCGTCTTCGCCACCGCCGCGCGCACGGGGATGCGGCCCAAGCCGCATGTCTACGCCTGCACACATCTGTCCAACACGGCGTCGCTGCTGCTGCCGGTGTCCAATCTGACGAATCTGCTGGCGTTCGCGGCGAGCGGGCTGAGCTTCACCCGGTTCGCCGCGCTGATGGCGCTGCCCTGGCTGGCGGCCATCGGCGCCGAGTACGTCGTCTTCCGCCGGTTCTTCGCCCGTGACCTGGCGGCGTCGGCGCCCGCCCCGGACCCGGGCGACGCGCCCGCTTTCCCGGTGTTCGCGCTGGTCACGGTGGCCTGCACGCTGGCAGGTTTCGTGGTGACGTCCGCGTTCGGCGTCGCCCCGGCGTGGGCGGCGCTGGCGGGCGCGCTGGTGCTGGCCGGGCGCGCGCTGGCGCGGCGCGAGGCGACCGCGGTGAGCGTGGTGCGGGCCGCCGCCCCGGCGTTCCTGGCGTTCGTGCTGGCCCTCGGCGTCGTGGTCCGCGCGGTGGTCGACAACGGGCTCGCCGACGCGCTGGGGCACCTGCTGCCCGGCGGCACGGGGCTGCTCGCGCTGCTCGGCACCGCCGCGCTCGCCGCCGTCCTGGCGAACCTGATCAACAACCTCCCGGCGGTGCTGGTCCTGCTGCCGCTGACCGCCCCGGCCGGTCCCGGCGCCGTCCTCGCCGTGCTGCTCGGCGTCAACATCGGCCCCAACCTGACGTACGCCGGTTCGCTGGCGACCCTGCTGTGGCGGCGGATCGTGCACCAGCACGACCACGGGGTGGATCTGAAGGAGTTCACCCGGCTCGGGGCGCTGGCCGTGCCCGCGGCGCTGGTGCCCGCGGTGGTGGCACTGTGGGGAGCGCTGCTGGTGCTGTGA
- a CDS encoding DUF4232 domain-containing protein has protein sequence MAHTTPSRRRALFAGSVAVLGLLTACGNADGSSAGPQKVPGPAAPATGGTTTGTAPTTSAPPPGDTTAAPGQGTTRPTAPATSGTTAAGRSSSGGGGTDTAARSTRCHTSELRATVGRNDPGAGQENFPVVLTNSSGRTCTVHGFPGAAFVDSSGRQLGPDPKRNGGSATTVTLRPGQSAWAGLTFSNPEVSGAKTATPASLIVTPPDERDHLTVRWTAGRVPVGGNSSSVFLTVLSPGTAP, from the coding sequence ATGGCGCACACGACCCCTTCCCGTCGCCGGGCCCTGTTCGCGGGTTCGGTGGCCGTCCTCGGCCTGCTGACCGCCTGCGGCAACGCCGACGGCTCCTCGGCCGGACCGCAGAAGGTGCCGGGCCCCGCCGCACCCGCGACCGGCGGCACCACGACCGGCACCGCGCCCACCACGAGCGCCCCGCCGCCCGGTGACACCACCGCCGCGCCCGGCCAGGGCACCACGCGGCCCACCGCCCCGGCGACCAGCGGCACCACCGCGGCCGGCCGCAGCAGCAGCGGCGGCGGCGGGACGGACACGGCGGCGCGCAGCACCCGCTGCCACACCTCCGAGCTGAGGGCGACGGTGGGCCGCAACGACCCGGGCGCCGGGCAGGAGAACTTCCCGGTGGTCCTCACCAACAGCTCCGGCCGCACCTGCACGGTGCACGGCTTCCCGGGCGCCGCCTTCGTGGACTCCTCCGGGCGGCAGCTCGGCCCGGACCCCAAGCGCAACGGCGGCTCCGCCACGACGGTGACGCTGCGGCCGGGCCAGAGCGCCTGGGCGGGCCTGACGTTCTCCAACCCGGAGGTGAGCGGCGCGAAGACCGCGACGCCCGCTTCGCTGATCGTCACCCCGCCCGACGAGCGCGACCACCTCACCGTGCGGTGGACGGCGGGCCGGGTCCCGGTGGGCGGCAACTCCTCCTCGGTGTTCCTGACCGTGCTCAGCCCCGGCACCGCGCCCTGA
- a CDS encoding serine/threonine-protein kinase — protein sequence MHSVGRIGRYRLERRLGTGAFGTVWLAHDDELDAPVAVKVLAENWAHRLDVRERFLSEARLLRKAGSPRVVQVHDIGELPDGRPYFVMEYADAGTLDDLLGAGPLPVPEALRLTALAARGAHALHEAGIVHRDVKPSNVLLRTARDGSRRVLIADLGLAKTLAEASGLTLAAGSAGYRPPEQAEPGAGIDARADVYSLGAVGYRLLTGTVPAAPGRVVPPERLRPGLDPAVSRTLLRALAPDREQRWPTAQALARELERTAEADDAAEEPRHARPGTGGPTGAAEPRAAAGTAGPAGAPAVGAAGPARTENAPGSRGAAAAPDAARAPGIAGATSGTASAGDAGAVSDTAGADRAGGPAGTGSAGGTGDAGRPVRRRRRAVALTAAMVLAAVAGAGVALALTLRGDGPSEVRVADATGRVEVRVPTNWGRQLRDSGWDPASLGLPAGHEPGLAVAGDLVDWPDLGTEVSGVFVGLSERGDVSARVAAADHPGCRYEGGRAYSDGRWRGRVRTWGGCPGAGALTEAALVPAGGAGRPQVYVQIRGREGDGTTDRILRSLRVT from the coding sequence ATGCACTCCGTCGGACGGATCGGCCGCTACCGGCTCGAACGGCGCCTGGGAACCGGCGCCTTCGGCACGGTGTGGCTGGCCCACGACGACGAGCTGGACGCGCCGGTCGCCGTCAAGGTCCTCGCCGAGAACTGGGCGCACCGCCTGGATGTGCGCGAGCGGTTCCTGTCCGAGGCACGGCTGCTGCGCAAGGCGGGCTCGCCGCGGGTGGTGCAGGTCCACGACATCGGGGAGCTGCCCGACGGCAGGCCGTACTTCGTCATGGAGTACGCCGACGCCGGCACGCTCGACGACCTGCTCGGCGCGGGGCCGCTGCCCGTGCCCGAGGCGCTGCGGCTGACCGCGCTGGCGGCGCGGGGCGCGCACGCGCTGCACGAGGCGGGCATCGTGCACCGGGACGTCAAGCCGAGCAATGTGCTGCTGCGCACGGCCCGCGACGGCTCCCGGCGGGTGCTGATCGCCGATCTGGGGCTGGCCAAGACGCTGGCCGAGGCGTCGGGCCTGACCCTGGCCGCGGGCTCCGCCGGCTACCGGCCGCCCGAGCAGGCCGAGCCGGGCGCGGGCATCGACGCGCGGGCCGATGTCTACAGCCTGGGCGCGGTCGGCTACCGCCTGCTGACGGGCACCGTACCGGCCGCCCCGGGCCGCGTCGTGCCGCCCGAGCGCCTGCGCCCCGGCCTGGATCCCGCCGTCTCCCGGACCCTCCTCCGCGCCCTCGCCCCGGACCGCGAGCAACGCTGGCCCACCGCCCAGGCACTGGCCCGGGAACTGGAGCGGACGGCGGAGGCGGACGACGCCGCCGAGGAGCCGCGACACGCCCGGCCGGGCACGGGCGGGCCGACGGGTGCGGCGGAGCCACGGGCCGCGGCGGGCACGGCGGGCCCGGCGGGAGCACCGGCCGTGGGCGCGGCGGGTCCGGCGCGCACGGAGAACGCGCCGGGCTCCCGGGGCGCGGCAGCGGCACCGGACGCGGCGCGGGCGCCGGGGATCGCGGGCGCGACGAGCGGTACGGCGAGCGCGGGCGACGCGGGCGCCGTAAGTGACACGGCCGGTGCCGACCGCGCTGGGGGTCCGGCCGGTACGGGCAGCGCGGGCGGCACGGGCGACGCGGGCCGCCCGGTCCGGCGGCGGCGCAGGGCGGTGGCGCTGACGGCGGCCATGGTGCTGGCGGCGGTCGCCGGGGCGGGCGTGGCGCTGGCGCTGACGTTGCGGGGCGACGGGCCCTCCGAGGTGCGGGTGGCGGACGCGACCGGGCGGGTGGAGGTGCGGGTGCCGACGAACTGGGGGCGGCAGCTGCGGGACTCCGGCTGGGACCCGGCGTCGCTCGGGCTGCCCGCCGGGCACGAGCCGGGGCTCGCGGTCGCCGGTGACCTGGTGGACTGGCCGGACCTGGGCACCGAGGTGAGCGGCGTGTTCGTCGGGCTGAGCGAGCGGGGCGACGTGAGTGCCCGGGTGGCGGCCGCGGACCATCCCGGCTGCCGCTACGAGGGCGGCCGGGCCTACTCCGACGGGCGGTGGCGGGGCCGGGTGCGCACCTGGGGCGGCTGCCCCGGCGCGGGCGCCCTCACCGAGGCCGCGCTGGTCCCGGCCGGTGGCGCCGGACGGCCGCAGGTGTATGTGCAGATCCGCGGGCGCGAGGGCGACGGCACGACGGACCGCATACTTCGCTCGCTGCGGGTCACCTGA
- a CDS encoding RNA polymerase sigma factor — translation MPDAAPTEEHARRAAAGDPAALEELLQEIRPEVLRRCARFLPCREDAEEAAQDVLLQVARRITTFEGRSRFGTWLYTVVANCCRQKYRELKRRAAEQPAALEPAQHVDPRTTSVIAGSRVDLLEALERLEREHPHLVAPLVYRDICQLEYAEAAERAGIPLGTLKSRLHEARRQVRPWLTDAS, via the coding sequence GTGCCGGATGCGGCGCCGACCGAAGAACACGCCCGGCGCGCCGCCGCGGGCGACCCGGCCGCTCTGGAGGAGCTGCTCCAGGAGATCCGCCCCGAGGTGCTGCGGCGCTGCGCGCGCTTCCTGCCCTGCCGCGAGGACGCGGAGGAGGCGGCGCAGGACGTCCTGCTCCAGGTCGCCCGGCGTATCACCACGTTCGAGGGCCGCAGCCGCTTCGGCACCTGGCTGTACACGGTGGTCGCCAACTGCTGCCGGCAGAAGTACCGCGAACTCAAGCGGCGCGCCGCCGAGCAGCCCGCCGCCCTGGAACCGGCCCAGCACGTCGACCCGCGCACCACCAGCGTCATCGCGGGCTCCCGGGTGGACCTCCTGGAGGCGCTGGAGCGGCTGGAGCGGGAGCATCCGCACCTGGTGGCGCCGCTGGTCTACCGGGACATCTGCCAGCTGGAGTACGCGGAGGCCGCCGAGCGGGCGGGGATCCCGCTGGGCACCCTGAAGTCGCGGCTGCACGAGGCACGCCGCCAGGTCAGACCCTGGCTGACCGACGCGTCCTGA
- a CDS encoding SpoIIE family protein phosphatase, with protein MSPVYPFDDAATARAVVDERGILVEWNEGARRLLGWAPDDVLAAPAADLLAGGAPAAPPDGGRWSGVLTLRHRDGHTVSVWVLAHRRRPQEGGGWLAVTPLEDAAPGDPDDDPLSAAGLVQSPCAVALYDDRLRLRAVNDAMAAVLGVSGDRLRGLRHSEIGAGPQSADIERRMLQVLDTGRPHDVRAYVPVGGDGRTSAWMARLSPITDATGRVRGVCVAAHDFTEQYRARERLQLVNEASVRIGTTLDVTRTAQELADVCVPALADFVSVDLVDPPQHGGELPIGTLSVPAELRRVAHRSVTPGDPEAVTPPGGTEVYPAASPQGASLLSGHAIVVSENSGDLAKWLAWNPARSLRVGRLGVHSTMSVPIKARGMTLGVAVFTRFAQPARFLPDDVLLAEEVTARAAVCIDNARRYSRERETALALQRSLLPRTLARTAAVTAASRYLPAARAGVGGDWFDVIPLSGMRVALVVGDVIGHGVGASATMGRLRTAVRTLADIDLAPDELLTHLDDVVARMSAEAGDEADGRPGEVGATCLYAVYDPVSRRCTLARAGHPAPVLVPPDGPPRRIDLPPGPPLGLGGLPFESAELDLDEGSVLAFYTDGLVDSRERNVEAGQLLLRETLAEGGESLEESCDRVLHALLPAGSPADDVALLLARTRGLPPSQVATWDIPADPSLVAPVRKQVVDQLGTWGLDLVAFTAELVVSELVTNAIRYGTPPIRLRLIHDDTHLICEVSDTSNTAPHLRRAKTWDEGGRGLLLVAQLTQRWGSRHTTEGKTIWAELSLLGEE; from the coding sequence ATGAGTCCGGTCTATCCGTTCGACGATGCCGCCACGGCGCGGGCCGTCGTCGACGAGCGCGGCATCCTCGTCGAATGGAACGAGGGCGCGCGCCGCCTGCTGGGCTGGGCGCCCGACGACGTACTGGCCGCGCCCGCCGCGGACCTGCTGGCCGGCGGCGCTCCGGCCGCCCCGCCGGACGGCGGCCGCTGGTCGGGCGTACTCACTCTGCGTCACCGCGACGGGCACACCGTCTCCGTCTGGGTGCTGGCGCACCGGCGGCGCCCCCAGGAGGGCGGCGGCTGGCTCGCCGTCACCCCGCTGGAGGACGCGGCGCCCGGGGACCCGGACGACGATCCGCTGTCGGCGGCCGGGCTCGTCCAGTCGCCGTGCGCCGTCGCGCTCTACGACGACCGGCTGCGGCTGCGGGCCGTCAACGACGCCATGGCGGCGGTGCTCGGCGTCTCCGGGGACCGGCTGCGGGGCCTGCGCCACTCCGAGATCGGTGCCGGACCGCAGAGCGCCGACATCGAGCGGCGCATGCTCCAGGTGCTGGACACCGGCCGCCCCCACGACGTGCGCGCCTACGTGCCGGTCGGCGGCGACGGGCGGACGAGCGCGTGGATGGCCCGGCTGTCCCCGATCACCGACGCCACGGGCCGGGTGCGCGGGGTGTGCGTCGCCGCCCACGACTTCACCGAGCAGTACCGTGCCCGCGAACGGCTGCAACTGGTCAACGAGGCCAGCGTGCGCATCGGCACCACCCTCGACGTCACCCGCACCGCGCAGGAGCTGGCCGACGTCTGTGTGCCCGCCCTCGCCGACTTCGTCAGCGTCGACCTGGTGGATCCGCCCCAGCACGGCGGCGAGCTGCCCATCGGCACCCTGAGCGTGCCCGCCGAGCTGCGGCGCGTCGCCCACCGGTCGGTGACGCCCGGCGACCCCGAGGCGGTGACGCCGCCCGGCGGGACCGAGGTGTACCCGGCGGCGTCGCCGCAGGGCGCCTCCCTGCTGTCGGGCCACGCCATCGTGGTCTCCGAGAACTCGGGCGACCTGGCGAAGTGGCTGGCCTGGAACCCGGCGCGCAGCCTGCGGGTGGGGCGGCTCGGCGTCCACTCCACGATGTCGGTGCCGATCAAGGCGCGCGGGATGACGCTCGGGGTCGCCGTCTTCACCCGGTTCGCGCAGCCCGCCCGCTTCCTGCCCGACGACGTGCTGCTGGCCGAGGAGGTCACGGCCCGCGCCGCCGTCTGCATCGACAACGCCCGCCGCTACTCGCGCGAGCGCGAGACCGCCCTCGCGCTCCAGCGCAGCCTGCTGCCGCGCACCCTGGCGCGCACCGCCGCCGTCACGGCGGCCTCCCGCTACCTCCCGGCCGCCCGCGCGGGCGTGGGCGGCGACTGGTTCGACGTGATCCCGCTGTCCGGGATGCGGGTCGCCCTGGTCGTCGGGGACGTCATCGGGCACGGGGTGGGCGCCTCGGCCACCATGGGCCGGCTGCGCACGGCGGTGCGCACCCTCGCGGACATCGACCTCGCGCCCGACGAACTGCTCACCCACCTCGACGACGTGGTGGCACGGATGTCCGCCGAGGCCGGCGACGAGGCGGACGGCCGCCCCGGCGAGGTCGGCGCGACCTGCCTGTACGCGGTGTACGACCCGGTGTCGCGGCGCTGCACGCTGGCCCGTGCGGGACATCCCGCGCCGGTGCTGGTCCCGCCGGACGGCCCGCCCCGCAGGATCGACCTGCCGCCCGGCCCGCCGCTCGGCCTGGGCGGACTGCCGTTCGAGTCGGCCGAGCTGGACCTCGACGAGGGCAGTGTGCTGGCGTTCTACACCGACGGGCTGGTCGACAGCCGCGAGCGGAACGTGGAGGCGGGCCAGCTGTTGCTGCGCGAGACGCTGGCCGAAGGGGGCGAGTCCCTGGAGGAGTCCTGCGACCGCGTCCTGCACGCGCTGCTCCCTGCGGGCAGCCCGGCCGACGACGTGGCGCTGCTGCTGGCCCGCACCCGCGGCCTGCCGCCCTCCCAGGTGGCCACCTGGGACATCCCGGCGGACCCGTCGCTGGTCGCGCCGGTCCGCAAGCAGGTCGTCGACCAGCTCGGCACCTGGGGCCTCGACCTGGTGGCGTTCACCGCCGAACTGGTGGTGAGCGAGCTGGTCACCAACGCCATCCGGTACGGCACCCCGCCGATCAGGCTGCGTCTGATCCACGACGACACCCATCTGATCTGCGAGGTCTCCGACACCAGCAACACCGCCCCGCATCTGCGCCGGGCCAAGACCTGGGACGAGGGCGGCCGCGGGCTGCTGCTGGTCGCCCAGCTCACCCAGCGCTGGGGCAGCCGCCACACCACCGAGGGCAAGACCATCTGGGCGGAGCTGAGCCTGCTCGGCGAGGAGTGA
- a CDS encoding lactate 2-monooxygenase, with protein sequence MAGHRADFQYEIYLRGMTGEVPRLPTDMSRLEELTERRLGPGPVGYVAGSAGNGSTARANRAALDRRRIVPRMLRDVHERDLSAEVLGRTLSAPLALAPVGVLSIMHPEAETAAALAAAAQGVPFVLSSASSTPMEQVAEAMGDAERWFQLYWAKDREVTRSFLERARACGFGVLVVTLDTPLLAWRPRDLDQAYLPFLRGVGTANYFTDPAFLSGLAKPVHEDLDAAVLRFVDLFADPGKTWPDLAFLREHWDGPIVLKGVLHPDDARAAADAGMDGVVVSNHGGRQVAGAIAAADALPGVAAAVGDRLSVLFDSGVRTGDDVFKALALGARAVLLGRPYVYGLGLDGRAGVEHVIRCVLAEFDLTLALSGHAAPATVSAADLVEDAR encoded by the coding sequence ATGGCGGGGCACCGGGCGGACTTCCAGTACGAGATCTATCTGCGCGGCATGACGGGCGAGGTGCCCCGGCTGCCCACCGACATGAGCCGCCTGGAGGAACTGACCGAGCGGCGGCTCGGCCCGGGTCCGGTCGGTTATGTGGCGGGCAGCGCGGGCAACGGCAGTACCGCGCGGGCCAACCGGGCGGCCCTGGACCGGCGGCGGATCGTACCGCGCATGCTGCGCGACGTGCACGAGCGTGACCTGTCGGCCGAGGTGCTGGGGCGCACCCTGTCCGCGCCGCTGGCCCTGGCACCGGTCGGGGTGCTGTCGATCATGCATCCGGAGGCGGAGACGGCGGCGGCGCTGGCCGCCGCCGCGCAGGGCGTGCCGTTCGTGCTGTCGTCGGCCTCCAGTACCCCCATGGAGCAGGTGGCGGAGGCGATGGGGGACGCCGAGCGCTGGTTCCAGCTGTACTGGGCCAAGGACCGCGAGGTGACCCGGAGCTTCCTGGAGCGGGCCCGCGCGTGCGGCTTCGGCGTCCTCGTCGTCACCCTGGACACCCCGCTGCTGGCCTGGCGCCCCCGCGACCTCGACCAGGCGTATCTGCCGTTCCTGCGCGGGGTGGGCACCGCGAACTACTTCACCGACCCGGCCTTCCTGTCCGGCCTCGCCAAGCCGGTGCACGAGGACCTGGACGCGGCGGTGCTGCGCTTCGTCGACCTGTTCGCGGACCCCGGAAAGACCTGGCCGGACCTGGCGTTCCTGCGGGAGCACTGGGACGGTCCGATCGTCCTGAAGGGCGTCCTGCACCCGGACGACGCCCGAGCGGCCGCCGACGCCGGGATGGACGGGGTGGTGGTGTCCAACCACGGCGGACGCCAGGTGGCCGGTGCGATCGCCGCCGCCGACGCGCTGCCCGGGGTGGCGGCGGCGGTCGGCGACCGGCTCTCCGTGCTGTTCGACAGCGGCGTACGCACCGGCGACGACGTCTTCAAGGCGCTCGCGCTCGGCGCGCGGGCGGTGCTGCTGGGCAGGCCCTACGTCTACGGGCTCGGTCTGGACGGCCGGGCGGGCGTGGAGCATGTGATCCGCTGCGTGCTGGCGGAGTTCGACCTCACCCTCGCCCTGTCGGGCCACGCCGCACCGGCCACCGTGAGCGCCGCCGACCTGGTGGAGGACGCCCGGTGA
- a CDS encoding subtilase-type protease inhibitor: MRNTARWAATLALTATAVCGPLGGAALAAPSGAPASLYAPSALVLTVGHGDSAATAAPERAVTLSCAPTASGTHPAPAEACAELRATGGDLAALAARADADVLCTREYAPVTVTADGVWQGLRVSFRHTYANACAKNAALTSVFAF, encoded by the coding sequence ATGCGGAACACCGCGCGCTGGGCAGCCACCCTCGCTCTGACGGCCACCGCCGTCTGCGGACCTCTCGGCGGAGCCGCCCTGGCCGCTCCGTCCGGCGCCCCCGCCTCGCTCTACGCCCCCTCGGCCCTGGTGCTCACCGTGGGCCACGGCGACAGCGCCGCCACCGCGGCCCCGGAACGCGCCGTCACCCTCAGCTGCGCCCCCACCGCCTCCGGCACACACCCGGCACCGGCCGAGGCGTGCGCCGAACTGCGCGCCACCGGCGGCGACCTGGCGGCGCTGGCCGCCCGCGCGGACGCCGATGTGCTGTGCACCCGGGAGTACGCCCCCGTGACGGTCACCGCCGACGGCGTCTGGCAGGGCCTGCGGGTCTCCTTCCGGCACACCTATGCCAACGCGTGCGCGAAGAACGCCGCCCTGACGAGCGTCTTCGCCTTCTGA